From Rhodococcus sp. B7740, one genomic window encodes:
- a CDS encoding DinB family protein, giving the protein MTSQQDDAESRVADAFLAITGASLSSMTEILRDLGDEPANTKPDLPGANSPYAIVFHCVAVIEYWAGSVIAGLKIPRDRAAEFTATGRIDDLITRVDEVRARLPEWVNVAVREGIRDRTVMGTTRPELATATPEWVLTHLVRELAQHLGQLELTRDVLRRA; this is encoded by the coding sequence GTGACCTCGCAGCAGGACGACGCCGAAAGCCGTGTCGCTGACGCCTTTCTGGCGATCACGGGCGCGAGCCTGTCGTCGATGACGGAGATCCTGCGGGACCTGGGAGACGAGCCGGCCAACACGAAGCCGGACCTGCCGGGTGCCAACAGTCCGTACGCCATCGTGTTCCACTGCGTGGCCGTGATCGAGTACTGGGCAGGTTCGGTGATCGCCGGTCTGAAGATCCCGCGGGACCGCGCCGCCGAGTTCACTGCCACAGGCCGAATCGACGATCTGATCACGCGGGTCGACGAGGTTCGTGCGCGTCTGCCCGAGTGGGTGAATGTCGCAGTACGCGAGGGGATTCGCGATCGAACCGTCATGGGTACCACCCGTCCGGAGCTCGCAACCGCAACACCGGAATGGGTGTTGACGCACCTGGTGCGCGAGTTGGCCCAGCATCTCGGCCAGCTCGAGCTCACCCGCGACGTCCTCCGTCGGGCGTGA
- a CDS encoding ABC transporter substrate-binding protein: MTLRVTTRFAALLTAVAAASFALAGCSSTETTNSPAAAASTGSFPLTVQHMYGETTLDAVPERVATWGFGTTDAVLALGVVPVAMPSAEYGGGDDLIYPWVSDAIESSGGPAPVLLDNVTDALSVEKLLATDPDVLLAPHSGLTRAGYDAVTAAGVPVIAPPKELWSTPWRDVITTTGDVLGVPDRARDLVADLDSQVQDAGARHPEFDGRTIAYVSEAADVYYLLLPSDPRVELLENLGFVSPASVTGLATDDATYSTTVSAENISTIDADVVFTQVDTDDALQQFLDSPVSRQIPAVAAGAVAGFVGQEAGAAVGPTALSIPYFLPTLVDGLAAAVNIDR; encoded by the coding sequence ATGACTCTTCGTGTGACCACCCGCTTCGCTGCACTCCTCACCGCTGTCGCGGCCGCGTCCTTCGCGCTCGCCGGGTGCAGCTCGACGGAAACGACCAACAGCCCGGCCGCCGCCGCGTCCACCGGCTCGTTTCCGCTGACCGTGCAGCACATGTACGGCGAGACCACCCTCGACGCAGTGCCCGAACGGGTCGCGACGTGGGGATTCGGCACCACCGACGCGGTGCTCGCGCTCGGTGTCGTCCCGGTGGCGATGCCCTCGGCGGAGTACGGCGGCGGTGACGATCTGATCTACCCGTGGGTGTCCGACGCGATCGAGTCGTCCGGCGGTCCGGCCCCGGTTCTGCTCGACAACGTCACCGACGCACTGTCCGTCGAGAAGCTTCTCGCCACCGACCCGGACGTGCTGTTGGCACCGCATTCCGGGTTGACGCGGGCCGGGTACGACGCGGTGACCGCAGCCGGGGTCCCCGTCATCGCCCCGCCGAAGGAACTGTGGTCGACGCCGTGGCGCGATGTCATCACCACAACCGGTGATGTTCTCGGGGTGCCGGACAGGGCGCGTGATCTCGTCGCCGATCTGGATTCTCAGGTGCAGGACGCAGGTGCTCGCCATCCCGAATTCGACGGCCGCACAATCGCATACGTGTCCGAGGCTGCCGACGTGTACTACCTGCTACTGCCGTCGGACCCCAGAGTGGAGCTGCTCGAGAACCTCGGCTTCGTCTCGCCTGCATCGGTGACCGGCCTCGCGACCGACGATGCCACCTACTCGACCACGGTCTCGGCCGAGAACATCTCCACGATCGACGCCGATGTGGTGTTCACTCAGGTCGACACCGACGACGCCCTGCAGCAATTCCTCGATTCGCCTGTCTCACGTCAGATTCCGGCAGTCGCCGCCGGTGCGGTCGCCGGATTCGTCGGTCAGGAGGCCGGAGCTGCAGTGGGCCCGACGGCACTGTCGATTCCGTACTTCCTGCCGACTCTGGTCGACGGACTCGCAGCCGCTGTGAACATCGACCGCTGA
- a CDS encoding dioxygenase family protein, giving the protein MTRIPEPTDTPDGPAYEGRLLDRPTEEVVDQGAGFDITTLVTRRRVLSLVGAGAGAFALAACSSTSSAGSSAATTATASTTTSTATSEIPQETNGPYPADGTNGVNVLEESGIVRSDITSSLDGGTTVSGVPLTFTFTLTDLANDSRPYEGAAVYVWQCDADGQYSMYSEGVEDETYLRGIQAAGSDGTVTFETVVPGCYSGRWTHMHFEVYPDAASATNVDNAIATSQVAFPQDMLEAIYQDKTDVYPESAKNLTQMGSLDNDNVFGDGYELEMGTFTGGPTSGYVGSLAVAIDATTEPTMSAAPAGGGGGGGGQAPMGGGTPPAGGPPNAGSAPTN; this is encoded by the coding sequence ATGACCCGAATCCCCGAGCCGACCGATACACCCGACGGACCCGCCTACGAGGGACGGCTTCTCGACCGCCCCACCGAGGAGGTCGTCGACCAGGGTGCAGGCTTCGATATCACCACCCTCGTCACGCGCCGCCGTGTACTGAGTCTCGTCGGCGCAGGAGCGGGCGCGTTCGCTCTGGCCGCATGCTCGAGCACCTCCAGCGCCGGAAGTTCCGCCGCCACCACGGCAACCGCGTCGACGACCACCTCGACGGCGACGAGCGAGATCCCCCAGGAGACCAACGGCCCCTACCCGGCGGACGGCACCAACGGCGTCAACGTCCTCGAGGAATCGGGCATCGTCCGCAGCGACATCACCTCCAGCCTGGACGGCGGAACCACGGTGAGCGGAGTGCCCCTCACGTTCACCTTCACGCTCACCGACCTGGCGAACGACAGTCGACCGTACGAGGGTGCGGCCGTGTACGTGTGGCAGTGCGATGCGGACGGCCAGTACTCGATGTATTCCGAGGGGGTCGAGGACGAGACGTATCTCCGCGGCATCCAAGCGGCCGGCTCCGACGGCACCGTCACCTTCGAGACCGTCGTTCCCGGCTGCTACTCCGGCCGCTGGACCCACATGCACTTCGAGGTCTACCCCGACGCCGCGTCGGCGACCAACGTGGACAACGCCATTGCCACCTCACAGGTCGCGTTCCCGCAGGACATGCTCGAGGCGATCTATCAGGACAAGACCGACGTCTACCCCGAGTCGGCGAAGAACCTGACCCAGATGGGCAGCCTCGACAACGACAATGTCTTCGGCGACGGCTACGAGCTGGAGATGGGCACGTTCACCGGCGGTCCCACCTCCGGCTACGTCGGATCACTCGCGGTGGCGATCGACGCCACCACCGAACCGACGATGAGCGCTGCCCCCGCGGGCGGAGGCGGCGGCGGTGGCGGCCAGGCCCCCATGGGCGGCGGCACTCCCCCGGCGGGCGGACCGCCCAATGCCGGCTCTGCCCCCACCAACTGA
- a CDS encoding twin-arginine translocase TatA/TatE family subunit yields the protein MLHNLTGWHALIVLAILLLVFGSTKLPSLAKGVGQSMRILKDEVREDKKTATRDETTATTEPTFADASVPVPYRHAS from the coding sequence ATGTTGCACAACCTCACCGGATGGCACGCCCTCATCGTTCTCGCCATCCTGCTGCTCGTGTTCGGCTCGACCAAGCTCCCCTCCCTCGCCAAGGGCGTCGGTCAGTCGATGCGAATCCTGAAAGACGAAGTGCGCGAGGACAAGAAGACCGCGACGCGTGACGAGACCACCGCCACCACGGAACCGACATTCGCCGACGCGTCCGTTCCGGTTCCGTACCGCCACGCATCATGA
- the tatC gene encoding twin-arginine translocase subunit TatC — translation MSTATAARGTMPLAGHVREARRRAVRAAVSLIVGVAIGFALTDQILDILRAPVEELALSRDASLNFDTVTGAFDLELRIALFAGVIVSSPVWLRELFAYLAPGLTRREKKYVYGFSAAAAPLFVAGCVFGFTIFPRMVSVLAGFSSDQDSTILNASYYVDFVMKIVLATGIAFVLPALLVMLNCLGILSAHRLRSSWRLSVVGIALFSALVTPAADVLSMFLVALPMATLFGAAVVITEIHDRRAARRILTSPKPELTSCSA, via the coding sequence ATGAGCACAGCCACCGCCGCGCGAGGAACGATGCCCCTTGCCGGGCATGTGCGCGAGGCTCGTCGCCGCGCAGTGCGCGCGGCGGTGTCGCTGATCGTCGGCGTAGCGATCGGGTTCGCCCTCACCGACCAGATTCTCGACATCCTCCGTGCGCCCGTCGAGGAGCTCGCCCTCTCCCGTGATGCCAGCCTGAACTTCGACACCGTCACCGGCGCTTTCGATCTCGAACTGAGAATCGCACTGTTCGCCGGCGTGATCGTGTCGTCTCCGGTGTGGCTGCGTGAGCTGTTCGCTTATCTCGCACCAGGTTTGACGCGTCGGGAGAAGAAGTACGTCTACGGTTTCTCGGCCGCAGCGGCTCCACTGTTCGTGGCCGGCTGCGTGTTCGGGTTCACCATCTTCCCTCGCATGGTCAGCGTGCTCGCCGGGTTCTCCTCGGACCAGGACAGCACCATCCTCAACGCCTCGTACTACGTGGACTTCGTGATGAAGATCGTGCTGGCGACCGGAATCGCGTTCGTATTGCCGGCATTGCTGGTGATGTTGAACTGCCTCGGCATTCTTTCTGCGCATCGACTACGTAGCAGTTGGCGGCTCAGCGTCGTCGGAATCGCCCTGTTCAGTGCGCTCGTCACTCCCGCCGCCGACGTCCTGTCCATGTTCCTGGTCGCGTTGCCGATGGCCACCCTGTTCGGTGCGGCCGTCGTGATCACCGAGATACACGACCGCCGAGCGGCTCGACGCATCCTGACTTCACCGAAACCGGAGCTCACATCATGTTCGGCTTGA
- a CDS encoding preprotein translocase: protein MFGLTFEKLFLVAIIAGFVLGPSRLPGYAHQLARTVRSVRSFVESTRTAAEDEMGVPLRRSEWESMDLRQYDPRRIVADALRDTDSAPKSEWPDEVIDEAARVRPGQKYLITGAASHPRRILIESLPENDPRRIAAQVLPDVAATG, encoded by the coding sequence ATGTTCGGCTTGACCTTCGAGAAACTGTTCCTGGTAGCGATCATCGCCGGCTTCGTCCTCGGCCCCTCGCGACTACCCGGATACGCCCATCAACTGGCACGGACCGTCCGCTCCGTGCGCAGTTTCGTCGAGTCCACCCGCACCGCAGCAGAAGACGAAATGGGCGTTCCGCTGCGCCGCTCGGAATGGGAGTCGATGGATCTGCGCCAGTACGATCCACGCCGCATCGTCGCCGACGCATTGCGTGACACCGACTCCGCTCCGAAATCCGAGTGGCCGGACGAAGTGATCGACGAAGCAGCCCGCGTACGACCCGGCCAGAAATATCTCATCACCGGAGCGGCATCGCATCCACGACGCATCCTCATCGAGTCGTTACCCGAGAACGACCCCCGTCGTATCGCGGCGCAGGTACTGCCGGATGTCGCAGCCACAGGTTAG
- a CDS encoding oxygenase MpaB family protein, translated as MTTITVRGQRFGGVPRDHWRRVNDSLDPDTDFVQIYRNLAVHEFPWDITQALSFALFRTFAVPGIGKLLDDTGAFTGATQKRYDDTVLLLEVPFLRGFDDEQGRAAIRRINQMHRSYDIPNHEMLYVLATFVVVPQRWISVWGKRPMTDIEVRASVRYFRTLGKRMGISDMPDSFEGFAHLMDDYEAECFAFDPGARRVADATLALLASFVSPVPKGIVRVVSLALMDAPLRNALGYSHPPLALERLVTAAMRARGRALRLFPARLTQRRNADSQRMRSYSDGFDIAQLGTFPGGCPVRSVDAHGSRSGRATPGPYPAGASDR; from the coding sequence ATGACGACGATCACAGTGCGCGGACAGCGGTTCGGCGGGGTTCCCAGGGATCACTGGAGGCGTGTCAACGACTCGCTCGACCCGGACACTGACTTCGTGCAGATCTATCGAAATCTGGCTGTGCACGAGTTTCCATGGGACATCACTCAGGCGCTGTCCTTTGCGCTGTTCCGGACGTTCGCGGTACCGGGCATCGGCAAGCTCCTCGACGACACCGGTGCATTCACCGGGGCCACTCAGAAGCGCTACGACGACACGGTGCTGCTGCTCGAGGTGCCGTTCCTGCGGGGCTTCGACGACGAGCAGGGCCGTGCCGCGATCCGCCGGATCAATCAGATGCACCGAAGCTACGACATACCCAATCACGAGATGCTGTACGTGCTCGCGACTTTCGTCGTCGTTCCGCAGCGCTGGATATCCGTGTGGGGTAAACGGCCCATGACCGACATCGAAGTACGAGCATCGGTCAGGTATTTTCGAACGCTGGGCAAGCGCATGGGGATATCGGACATGCCCGACTCGTTCGAGGGCTTCGCGCACTTGATGGACGACTACGAAGCGGAGTGCTTCGCCTTCGATCCCGGCGCTCGACGCGTCGCCGACGCCACTCTGGCTCTACTCGCCTCGTTCGTCTCACCCGTCCCGAAGGGAATCGTTCGCGTGGTGAGTCTCGCTCTCATGGATGCACCGCTGCGAAATGCGTTGGGCTACAGCCACCCTCCTCTGGCGCTGGAGCGGCTCGTCACAGCCGCGATGCGTGCGCGAGGACGTGCTCTGCGACTGTTTCCTGCTCGCCTCACGCAGCGACGCAATGCCGACTCGCAGCGAATGCGTTCCTATTCGGACGGATTCGACATTGCCCAACTGGGCACGTTTCCGGGCGGGTGCCCTGTGCGTTCCGTCGACGCACATGGGTCTCGTAGCGGTCGCGCTACACCCGGTCCTTACCCGGCTGGTGCGTCGGATCGATGA
- a CDS encoding TetR/AcrR family transcriptional regulator produces MRTPVQSRSEGSTARMVSATIELLHEGGLQAVTIAAVAQRYGGSNGSIYHRFGDRTGLLSAAQEDVLTRIEHAAAAAFSAAEQESDDDRAVQMLAEAALAVFAEHRGAMRAFFIQSRNATDGELFAARIVRTNHQLADTVTGWLSARFGTSDADAEATWRILFAIGASQAVFDDQDLSARSTSESELSDALARAVSAVARRA; encoded by the coding sequence GTGCGTACGCCCGTGCAGTCCCGCAGCGAAGGATCCACTGCGCGAATGGTGTCAGCGACCATCGAGTTGCTGCACGAGGGTGGCCTACAGGCGGTGACGATCGCTGCCGTCGCCCAGCGTTACGGCGGGTCCAACGGGTCCATCTACCATCGTTTCGGAGATCGAACAGGCCTGCTGAGTGCAGCCCAGGAAGACGTGCTGACTCGCATCGAACATGCTGCCGCAGCGGCATTTTCAGCCGCAGAACAAGAATCCGACGACGACCGAGCTGTGCAGATGCTCGCAGAGGCCGCGCTCGCGGTGTTCGCGGAGCACCGGGGAGCCATGCGCGCGTTCTTCATCCAGTCCCGCAACGCGACCGACGGAGAGTTGTTCGCCGCGCGGATCGTTCGCACCAACCATCAGTTGGCCGACACCGTGACCGGCTGGCTGTCGGCGAGGTTCGGAACGAGCGACGCCGATGCCGAGGCCACCTGGCGAATCCTGTTCGCCATCGGTGCGTCCCAGGCCGTGTTCGACGATCAGGACCTGTCCGCTCGTTCCACCAGCGAGAGTGAACTGTCCGACGCACTTGCCCGCGCAGTGTCGGCGGTCGCGCGACGCGCCTAG
- a CDS encoding YveK family protein, which yields MRSFVKTVIAGWRVVAVSIVLSMATAFGITSLITPVYESRTQMFVSTSGSTTVSDTYVGNLFVGQAVSSYAELVTNEAVASRVIADLALDLTPAELIGKVSTSSSPDTVVFDIVATDTSPELARDIANTMATEVSAVVAELNDPGNGEPPSVVLRMYSQSEASDAPITPNTRAYLVGGAVVGVLIGTVLVLARHRVSGTGR from the coding sequence GTGCGTAGTTTCGTGAAGACGGTGATCGCGGGCTGGCGCGTCGTCGCCGTGTCCATCGTGCTGTCGATGGCGACGGCATTCGGAATCACCTCGCTGATCACGCCGGTGTACGAATCTCGCACTCAGATGTTCGTCTCCACCTCGGGGTCCACGACTGTGAGCGATACGTACGTGGGGAACTTGTTCGTGGGGCAGGCCGTGTCGTCGTACGCAGAATTGGTGACCAACGAGGCTGTGGCCTCGAGAGTCATCGCCGATCTCGCGCTCGATCTCACTCCGGCGGAGTTGATTGGCAAGGTGTCGACGTCGTCCTCGCCGGATACCGTCGTGTTCGATATCGTCGCCACCGACACCTCGCCGGAGCTCGCGCGCGATATCGCGAACACCATGGCCACGGAAGTGAGTGCAGTAGTTGCGGAGCTCAACGACCCCGGGAACGGGGAGCCGCCCTCGGTGGTGTTGAGGATGTACAGCCAGAGCGAAGCGTCCGATGCACCGATCACTCCGAACACCCGGGCCTATCTGGTGGGCGGAGCAGTAGTAGGAGTACTCATCGGAACCGTGTTGGTGCTCGCCCGTCACCGTGTGAGCGGGACCGGACGCTAG